In a single window of the Cervus elaphus chromosome 1, mCerEla1.1, whole genome shotgun sequence genome:
- the NKAPD1 gene encoding uncharacterized protein NKAPD1 isoform X3, with protein sequence MSSGTQMLTISRMRSDGFDEESQRDYWRPKNEICGALDDGFLKAKSWNKKLYDYEANMPDRWGHSGYKELYPEEFETDSSDQQDITNGKKTSPQVKSSTHESHKHKKSKKSHKKKQKKKSHKKQKKSKKEATDITADSSSEFSEETGASKGTRKRKQPHKRKKKSRKKSLKKSPLFLEAESDTSPSDDSASSSSEESEERDTKKTKRKKREKKAHIPVVNNETQERTNKRTNWKVATDERSAESSEDD encoded by the exons CAAAGAGATTACTGGAGGCCAAAGAATGAAATTTGTGGAGCACTGGATGATGGTTTTCTTAAGGCTAAATCCTGGAACAAGAAGTTATATGATTATGAAGCTAACATGCCAGACAG ATGGGGCCACAGTGGATATAAAGAGTTATACCCTGAAGAATTTGAAACAGACAG tagTGATCAGCAAGATATTACCAATGGGAAAAAAACATCTCCCCAGGTAAAATCATCTACCCATGAATCTCACAAACACAAGAAGTCAAAGAAGTCCcacaaaaaaaagcagaaaaaaaagtcacacaaaaaacagaagaagagcaAAAAGGAAGCCACAGATATAACAGCAGATTCCTCAAGCGAGTTCTCAGAAGAAACTGGGGCTTCTAAAGGTACCAGGAAAAGGAAGCAACCACATAAACGCAAGAAAAAATCCAGGAAAAAGTCTCTCAAGAAATCTCCTTTATTCTTAGAGGCAGAAAGTGACACTTCCCCATCAGATGATTCTGCATCCAGCAGTTCTGAGGAAAGTGAGGAAAGAGACACTaagaaaaccaaaaggaaaaagagagagaaaaaagctcATATCCCTGTAGTTAACAATGAAACACAGGAGAGGACAAACAAACGCACAAATTGGAAAGTGGCTACAGATGAAAGGTCTGCTGAGAGTTCAGAGGATGACTAA
- the TIMM8B gene encoding mitochondrial import inner membrane translocase subunit Tim8 B produces MAELGEADEAELQRLVAAEQQKAQFTAQVHHFMELCWDKCVEKPGNRLDSRTENCLSSCVDRFIDTTLAITSRFAQIVQKGGQ; encoded by the exons ATGGCGGAGCTGGGTGAGGCGGACGAAGCCGAGTTGCAACGCCTGGTGGCGGCCGAACAGCAGAAAGCGCAGTTCACTGCACAG gTGCATCACTTCATGGAGCTATGTTGGGATAAATGTGTGGAGAAGCCAGGGAATCGCTTAGACTCTCGCACTGAAAATTGTCTCTCTAGCTGTGTGGACCGCTTCATTGACACTACTCTTGCTATCACCAGTCGGTTTGCCCAGATTGTACAGAAAGGAGGGCAGTAA